The nucleotide sequence ATAATGACATATCGCAATAACGGCTAACGCATTCAAAACGTTGTGATTGCCATAGGATGGGATTGTAAAGGAATCATAGAAAGTATTCCGTACGAACACATCAAAAGTGGTTCCATCTTCATCCTCAAAAACATTTTGGGCTTGGAAATCATTCGTATCCGCAAAGCCGTAATACATAACCGGAACCTTCGCTTGGATTTGCTGAAGATATTCATCGTCCCCACAGGCTACAATTCCTTTTTTCACTTTCTCAGACATTTGTTGGAATGATTGGAATACATCCTCTATACTCGAAAAGAAGTCTGGATGGTCAAAATCAATATTCGTCATAATTGCGTAGTCTGGTTCGTATTCGAGAAAATGGTTTCGATACTCACAGGCTTCAAAAACGAAGTATTTGCTGTCCGGATTTCCAACTCCAGTACCATCTCCGATTAAGAAGGAGATTGGATACGTTTGGCTTAATACATGGGATAACAACCCTGTTGTAGAAGTTTTTCCATGTGCACCTGTTATCGCAATACTTGTGTATTTCTTTAACCATTCACCGAGAAACTCATGGTAGCGATAAAAGGGTAGCCCTAGTCGCTTTGCTTCCACAATTTCTTCATGCTCATCCGAAAAAGCATTCCCAGCAATAATCGTTAGTCCTTCTTTAATATTATCTTTGGAAAAAGGTAATATGGTAATGTCCTTATTCTCGAGTGCTTCTTGTGTGAAGAATCTTTTTTCTACGTCTGAACCTTGTACGGTTTCTCCTGAGTCATCTAGAATTTGTGCCAATGCACTCATTCCAGTCCCCTTTATACCAATGAAGTGGTAAGTTGTCATATAAGAACCTCCAAAAAAAGAGTCATGTATATCTGTCTATGTAAATACATATATGCACATAATAACTCTATGGTTAACTATTCAATTATAGCAAAATGCGTTGAAACTTCAATGCATCAACGCATAACTACTCTTTATGATTGCTCAAAATACTCTACCTTTTCCAATCTAGGATTCGGACGATATTTTCTACCTTCTTTAGCTTGTGGTTCCCCGTTTAATAATACATTATCTCCTGTGAAGGACACCCCAATACTTAATAAGCTTCTTCCTACCCCATATAGATCAACAGGTACACCAAGTTTTTCAAACTCTCTTATCCGCTTTTCCTCAAACCCACCACTAGCGATAATCTTAACATGCTGAAATCCTTCTTGATCTAATGCTTTTCGCAGTGCAAAAATTAATTCCGGGTTTACCCCTCGCGGATCAAATTTACCCATTAAATGCTGGTTTCTCAAAAAATATTTATCGACCATATTTTTAGAAGTATCAACCCGTACACCTTTTAATGTTTCTCCAAACTCCCTAGCTACTTTTAAGGAGTCGTTAATAACATCATTGTTATAATCGACAAGTACCATTAACTCATCATTTGGGTACATTTCATTGTAAGCCTTCGCAGCAGCTACTATATCGCCTTGGAACATTTGAATCATGGCGTGTGGCATGGTTCCCATACCTTCTTTTCCCCACCATTCGTTCATGGCATGTGTAGCTTGAGCTGTAGATCCCCCGATAAAAGCCGCATAACCATCTCCAGCTTGTTGAGTGTAGTGGTCATCACGATCTCCCATAAATATAACTGGCTTTTGTGTACCAGAGGTTCTTGCTGCTTTTACGACATTATATACATTGGTTGCGACAGATGTTCTTCTTGCTAATATTCCATCAATGATTCCTTCTAAGTACCCGAAGTCTTGATAAGGGCCTGTTACAGTAAGAACAGTTTCGTATGGAGAAACCTTGTCTCCATCCTTTAGAGAGTAAATGTCTAATTTGTCTGGATTTTTCGCGAATGTATGTAACAAAGCAATGGCTTCATCTGTTCCACATAAAACGGCATCACTCTTCTGAAAGAATTGCATCGTAATTTTGTTATTCGAAATATACTTTTCCGCAATTTCCTTCGTTTTTAAAAAGTAAACCGCAGAAAACCAACCTTCTCCAATGCGGTCGTCAAATTTAAAGGTTTTATTTGTCAAACGCTCAATGTCGCCTTTTAGCTTCCGACTTATTTCTTTCATTCTCATAGCCCCTTAAAAAGTCATTTCCATCTAGCTTTCCACACCATACAAATTATATCATATAAGAATCCATTCCCTTCGACAAGTATTATCGTTAGTTAACCTGGCCATAAAAAAGACATAGTTCGACTAAAGTGGAGAGCACTATAAATGAAAAACAATTTATTTTCATCATCACTTTGTCACCTAATGGGACATACAAAAAGCTTGAATAATATGATTTCCTCCATTACTTGAATCCTAATCAGTAACAGGAATTAACAGATGCGAAAGTTCTTCGCGGAACTTATAGAAATTAAGTCATTGTTTATATTAGAATAAAAAGAATCATCCTCTAGGTAGAAAGGATGAAGGATCATTCCGAACTATATTCCCTTCCTAATCCTAATCATTATCAGTATAGTAATTTCCACTTTCACATGGCGTAAAGCGGCAAATAATAAAGTGGTTCCATTTTATTTGTGTATAGCTGGATTAATCTATTTATTCGAGTATGTACTTCTTGTATTATTTGAAAGTTATGAGTACTTCCCAGGAGTATTCAGAGACGACTACTTCAATAATATTCTTGGAGCTAATATATCAAATGGATTCATTGTGCCGTCAGTTACCGTTTTTATTTCGGTGTATAATCTAGGCTTTTGGTGGATTATTCTTATCATCATCGGATTTGTTGGAATTGAAGAATTGTTTATGTATCTAGGTGTGTACCACCATAACTGGTGGAAAACTGTTTATACTAGCGGTGGTCTGCTTCTAATTTTCTTTCTAGGTAAGTATATATGGCGTTTGATTCGATACCATTCAAATCAGTTTACACTGCGAGTAGCCGTACTTTATTTTGTCAACGTAGTCACGCAGGGTACATTCATGTTTTATTTAGTAGCCATTTTCCACCTGTTTTTATTCCAAGTCAGTTGGTTTGACGATCCTTCAAGAGGTCATATTGCCTTTGTCACTTTGTACTTTTTCATCGATTCGGTTTTTTATAGTTTAATGGTTGTTTCCAAGATTAAATGGTTTTATCAAGCCTTGTTCATTATTGGCTTGACTTGTGTAAATGTATTGCTCCAACAAATAGGAATACTTAAGGTTTCAGGAAATTGGGTAATTGCTTTGATAACATTCCTTCAATTAGGTGAATTGTTCTTACTCATTAATTTGCGGAACCTTTTGTTCAATAATATGTTGACGAGGTAGTAAATTATTTTGAACAGTTGGTGTGACAGAAAACAGGGGACTATGTCGCAATTGTCCTTACTGAAGAGGCTTTAGATAGGGTCTACTAGGGAAATTCCCTTGTTGCTTTGCACCAAGAAAGCTCCCTTCAAAGGGCTTCAGTCAATTGCTGCCCGAAGCATTCTTTGCATTTTCCTAGGACGCTCGTTCCAAGTCCGCGGAAAGCGTAATATATTTCAAGAACGGCGGTAATTCACTTTCTTATCTCAAGCTGAATTTTATACTCTCTTCTCTTATCAAAAAAGTAGTTCTATTAAGGGGTACAAATGGTGTTTGTACTCCAAAACGGAACTACTTAGACGATTGGTATGCTTTTAACTTAACAGTAATTTCCTCATAAAAGTGAACTGCATACTTTTACAAAGGCTATCTTAAGAGGGCATATGGAAAGACGAATGACTTACTAATACATCTCTCGGCTTACTTCCTTTTTGCTCAGAGATAATGCCATTGGCTTCCATACTATCAATCAATCTTGCTGCTCGGTTATACCCTATTTTAAACCTTCTCTGAAGAAGAGAGGCACTAGCGCTATTTTGTTGGATAACAAAATCAACGGCCTCCAAATAAATTTCATCTTCTTCCTCTTCAACGCTAACTTGCTCTAGAAGTTGTTCTTGCTCAAATAGGTACTGAGGTGGTGCAGATTTGCGAACATAGTTTGTCACACGTTCGATTTCATCATCGGATACAAATGCTCCTTGAATACGAACAGACTGCCCAGCACCGTTCTCTACAAACAGCATATCACCTCTTCCTAACAACTTTTCTGCTCCGCTGACATCGATAATCGTTCTTGAATCCACTTGTGAGGATACACTAAAAGCAATCCGTGTAGGAACGTTTGCTTTAATTAATCCTGTGATGACATCAACAGATGGCCGTTGTGTAGCAAGCAATAGGTGAATTCCACATGCTCGTGCCTTTTGTGCAATCCGGCAAATCGCATCCTCTACATCCTGTGGAGATACCATCATTAAGTCAGCGAGCTCATCAATGACAATGATGAGATAAGGTAGCTTGTCTGACTTTCGATTCTGTTTCTCCATTTTTTGATTGTAGCGCTCAACATCTCGAACACCTTCGTGTACAAATTTTTCATAGCGCTCTTCCATTTCATTCACTGCCCATTTTAAAGCATGGGTGGCCGCTTTCACATCCGTGATTACTGGGGCAACTAGATGCGGGAGGTCGTTATATGGCGCAAGCTCTACCATTTTCGGGTCGATGAGTAGGAATCTTACCTCCTCATGGCTCGCCTTGTACAATAAGCTAATCAAAATAGAATTAATACAAACACTTTTCCCAGATCCGGTTGCCCCGGCTATTAAACCGTGCGGCATTTTCTTTAGGTTGGTGACGACAGGTCGACCCGCAATATCAAGGCCCAAAGCTACCGTTAAAGGCGATTGGTCGGACTGAAAAGCTGGTGACTCTAGTATTTCCTGTAAGCCTACTGGTTGGGAAACTCGATTAGGAACTTCGATTCCTATTGCGTTTTTACCTGGAATAGGTGCTTCCATTCGAATATCCTTGGCTGCTAGATTCAGCTTGATATCATCACTTAAATTTTTGATTTTACTAACCTTCACACCCATTTCAGGTTGAATCTCGAATCTTGTGACAGAAGGTCCCGTCATTGCGTTTACGACTTTCGCACGAACATTAAAATGCTTAAGAGTCGTTTCCAACAAGTCAATTTGTTCACGAACCCAATGTTCATCGGCCCCTTTTGTAAAGATAGGATCATTCAATAAGTGAATAGGTGGAACAACTTCTTTTTCCACTTCCTTTATTTCAGGTTGAGCTTGGACTGGTTGTGTTTGTTGTTGTACGGGTTGTGCTTCTTGCTTCTTCCAGTTAACCTTTTTATCACTTGGTGTCATCATCACATTAAATGGAATGCTCGTTGATTCTTTTTTCTCTTGATGAAGATCTACTCTTTTTATAGGCTGAGCTACTTTCCTATCTTGTTTTTGTTGCGTCTCTACCATTTCTTCCTTTGTTTCTATTCGAGTATCTGGAGGAACTGTGTCTTCTTGCTGGTTCTGTATTTCTTCTATAGGTTCATTTTTGGCTAGATTCCTAGTTTCATTCTTTAATTCCGGTCTATGTTCCTCCGCTTCTGTCCATGCGGAAGATCGTTGATACCGAATGGAGCGAGTTTGCTTGGACCATGTAATATCTTTTCGTAAAAACGCAGGAATGTTTTCAATTTCCTTTCTCAAACGTGACTGACGATTGCTCCCATGTATGGGAGATGGAACTTCACTAGGTTTAAAAGGGTGTTTTCTTTCCTGAACTTCCTTTACTTTCGTTTTACTTTCTTCCATAGCCGGCTGTCTTTTCACTTGCTTTCTTTGAAAAGCAGGGACATCATACTCAATTTTTGGTGTAGGTTCTCTCTTCGTAGTTTGGGTTGGTTCATCTGGAATAAGTGGAAAACGAAACGAGCGTTCACTCGGATATTGATAGGACATTTTCGCTTCTACAGCTTGTCTAGAATCGAGATTGCCGCTTACATATTCTGTTTTAGAAGGGGCTTGTTCGACTTCGTCCATTTCATCTGCAAACCAGCCTTTAATCTTGTTCATTATTCGATGCCACATGACATTCACTCTTTCTAAAATTTTCGTCGAATATTGTTATATGCTATTGTAACACAGGTTGAAAGCTTAGACGGACAATTATTTTTTGGCTAAAGAAAAGAAAAAACCTTTGTCTACACTAAACAAAGGTTTCGTCATCAGTCATTTAGAAAACAAAGGCTTGGCCTGCTTCATATTGATTATCTAACACATAAATTCCTTTTTCCTTTGGAGCATTTGGTAAGCCAAGCTCTTTCATCGAGCAAATCATCCCATGGGAATCTACACCACGTAATTGTGTTGGCTTTATTTCCATTCCACTCGGCATAATCGCACCGACTTTTGCCACCACTACTTTCTGTCCGGCATCAATGTTAGGGGCTCCGCATACAATTTGTAACGTCGCTTCTCCAACATCAACCTGACAAACACTCAACTTGTCTGCATTTTCATGTTGTTCTTTTTCTTTCACATACCCAACTACAAACTTCGGAGAAAAATCTAGTCCAGATCCTTCTTCTAATCCATTTGCTTGGAAAGCCTTTTCTAACTCTGCGACAACACTTTTTTCCACCGGAACTTCATTTAGTTGATCAAGGTTAGAAAAATATTTAGATGCTTGGAATACATTGTAACCAAGTACGGATTGATCGTTCGTATCTATGATTTTCACAATATCTCCAAAGCGTTCAAAAGTCGTCTCATTACGATCCCCTTGTTTGACAGGGATAATCAAAACATCTCCGATTCCCTTTTGGTTATAAAACATGTTCATTCATTCGTCATCCTTTCTCGATTTCTTCGCTGGTCGATTTTTCGCTAAGATAAAGTTTATATAAAGCAAATTGTAATGTAAAAACAATAAAAGTATTGATATATCAGCCTTAAATAGGATAATATAAAAAGTTTAAAAACGCAATATAATGCATGAAACTGAATAGATTTGGGGCTGTTTTGGGGCTAAATTGGGACTTAAAATACTACGTGGGTAGATGATAAGGAAAAAAGAAGAAAGCACCTGCTTATGGTAGGTGCTTTCTTACACAATATGACTATTATGCAGATTCCTCTTCAGCTACTACATTGTCTTTATTGATTTTATTCAACTCCATGAGATGAAATTCTTGATTAATAATTTGCTTGGTTTGCAACTTAATGATCTCACTTAACCCAATGAATAGGCCTCCAGCTAGTATCCCAGCGAACAACCAAGTGGCAAAGATTGAGAATATAAATTCAGAATCATATTCAAAGCCGAATTCTGAATCTACTGAAGAAGAAACATTTCCTAAATATATCCCTAGAATTGCTCCAGCAATCATAATCGCTATTCCTGTGCCGAAAAGGAATGATGCCACTTTATTATCACTATACGTGTATCTAATTTCTTCCCCTCTAACTTCTTTCACTTTCGCAATCGTATCGACTTTAGAATTGTACATAATATCCCCCCCCTCGTATGAATTAATACTAGTTATATTTATTCGACTAATTTTTCTATTATCCTTCAATCGTATTATCTGTAAAAGGACTAGGCTTTCTCAAATCCCCTAACACAGCTTGATGAACACCAGAAAGGTCATGAATCACCGCAACCATTTGATCCTTTCTCTCCTGGTTATCCAATTCCTCTGTGACCTT is from Radiobacillus kanasensis and encodes:
- the murC gene encoding UDP-N-acetylmuramate--L-alanine ligase: MTTYHFIGIKGTGMSALAQILDDSGETVQGSDVEKRFFTQEALENKDITILPFSKDNIKEGLTIIAGNAFSDEHEEIVEAKRLGLPFYRYHEFLGEWLKKYTSIAITGAHGKTSTTGLLSHVLSQTYPISFLIGDGTGVGNPDSKYFVFEACEYRNHFLEYEPDYAIMTNIDFDHPDFFSSIEDVFQSFQQMSEKVKKGIVACGDDEYLQQIQAKVPVMYYGFADTNDFQAQNVFEDEDGTTFDVFVRNTFYDSFTIPSYGNHNVLNALAVIAICHYEGMKAEEIKKIHSFQGVKRRFSEKQVGNQILIDDYAHHPKEIEVTIDAARKKYPYRPVTVIFQPHTYTRTKTFLTEFAESLNLADQVYLCDIFGSAREDSGKLTIDDLKDLIEDCHLLDLDNIEDLKQYEDSVLIFMGAGDIQKYQQAYEASIESELN
- a CDS encoding nicotinate phosphoribosyltransferase encodes the protein MKEISRKLKGDIERLTNKTFKFDDRIGEGWFSAVYFLKTKEIAEKYISNNKITMQFFQKSDAVLCGTDEAIALLHTFAKNPDKLDIYSLKDGDKVSPYETVLTVTGPYQDFGYLEGIIDGILARRTSVATNVYNVVKAARTSGTQKPVIFMGDRDDHYTQQAGDGYAAFIGGSTAQATHAMNEWWGKEGMGTMPHAMIQMFQGDIVAAAKAYNEMYPNDELMVLVDYNNDVINDSLKVAREFGETLKGVRVDTSKNMVDKYFLRNQHLMGKFDPRGVNPELIFALRKALDQEGFQHVKIIASGGFEEKRIREFEKLGVPVDLYGVGRSLLSIGVSFTGDNVLLNGEPQAKEGRKYRPNPRLEKVEYFEQS
- a CDS encoding DNA translocase FtsK, whose translation is MWHRIMNKIKGWFADEMDEVEQAPSKTEYVSGNLDSRQAVEAKMSYQYPSERSFRFPLIPDEPTQTTKREPTPKIEYDVPAFQRKQVKRQPAMEESKTKVKEVQERKHPFKPSEVPSPIHGSNRQSRLRKEIENIPAFLRKDITWSKQTRSIRYQRSSAWTEAEEHRPELKNETRNLAKNEPIEEIQNQQEDTVPPDTRIETKEEMVETQQKQDRKVAQPIKRVDLHQEKKESTSIPFNVMMTPSDKKVNWKKQEAQPVQQQTQPVQAQPEIKEVEKEVVPPIHLLNDPIFTKGADEHWVREQIDLLETTLKHFNVRAKVVNAMTGPSVTRFEIQPEMGVKVSKIKNLSDDIKLNLAAKDIRMEAPIPGKNAIGIEVPNRVSQPVGLQEILESPAFQSDQSPLTVALGLDIAGRPVVTNLKKMPHGLIAGATGSGKSVCINSILISLLYKASHEEVRFLLIDPKMVELAPYNDLPHLVAPVITDVKAATHALKWAVNEMEERYEKFVHEGVRDVERYNQKMEKQNRKSDKLPYLIIVIDELADLMMVSPQDVEDAICRIAQKARACGIHLLLATQRPSVDVITGLIKANVPTRIAFSVSSQVDSRTIIDVSGAEKLLGRGDMLFVENGAGQSVRIQGAFVSDDEIERVTNYVRKSAPPQYLFEQEQLLEQVSVEEEEDEIYLEAVDFVIQQNSASASLLQRRFKIGYNRAARLIDSMEANGIISEQKGSKPRDVLVSHSSFHMPS
- the ytpR gene encoding YtpR family tRNA-binding protein; this translates as MNMFYNQKGIGDVLIIPVKQGDRNETTFERFGDIVKIIDTNDQSVLGYNVFQASKYFSNLDQLNEVPVEKSVVAELEKAFQANGLEEGSGLDFSPKFVVGYVKEKEQHENADKLSVCQVDVGEATLQIVCGAPNIDAGQKVVVAKVGAIMPSGMEIKPTQLRGVDSHGMICSMKELGLPNAPKEKGIYVLDNQYEAGQAFVF